In Symmachiella dynata, the following are encoded in one genomic region:
- a CDS encoding tetratricopeptide repeat protein yields the protein MNIKTIFRSKLVKTSLPLLALAAFAPGQPVMAGENDFAKLVNRGNAALTEGQVDKALEDYQQAAALAPNRNELKYNEAIALYRQGDTERARQLFAEATATRNGKLEAKARFNLANCDYTDALKLAEQDRDAAIEKARSAISHYRGSLAADANDSDARANIELASLLINKLQEEQKQEEEQKQDEQQQQDQQQDQQQQDQQQDSENQDQQQDQQQNQDQEQQQDQQQNQDQQQEQNQDQQDSSESESDSQDQQNESQDQQGEQGEDEEESKQDEQQGSGEQDEQSNDDAQPEDQQDEADQQDSGEQDSDQQDSEKQDEQKSDQGNRSDQQNQDQQDPQQQDQQSDGQPQSPEEQQDKSEQQNEPQPGDEQQDEQQQPAQPHGADPQSADEQHEKQQSGGAVGQAGDEEAQGEPQAAAAAAAEHGEEMEQAMTKQEALKMLQAVRDRDLMRRMQNLKKVQSRYVPVDKDW from the coding sequence ATGAACATCAAAACGATATTTCGATCCAAACTGGTGAAGACATCCCTGCCGTTGCTGGCCCTGGCGGCATTCGCTCCAGGGCAGCCGGTGATGGCGGGCGAAAACGATTTTGCCAAACTCGTCAATCGCGGTAACGCCGCTCTGACTGAGGGTCAGGTGGATAAGGCGCTGGAGGACTATCAGCAAGCAGCGGCGCTGGCACCGAATCGTAACGAACTAAAATACAACGAAGCCATCGCTCTGTACCGCCAAGGCGACACGGAACGCGCTCGGCAATTGTTTGCCGAAGCGACCGCGACACGCAACGGCAAACTGGAAGCGAAAGCACGGTTTAACCTCGCGAATTGCGACTACACCGATGCCTTGAAACTAGCCGAACAAGATCGCGACGCGGCGATCGAAAAGGCGCGGTCGGCCATCTCCCACTACCGTGGCAGCTTAGCCGCCGACGCCAACGACTCCGATGCGCGAGCCAATATCGAATTGGCCAGTCTGTTGATCAACAAGCTGCAAGAAGAACAAAAACAAGAGGAAGAACAAAAGCAAGACGAGCAGCAACAGCAAGATCAGCAACAAGATCAACAGCAGCAAGACCAGCAACAGGACTCGGAGAATCAAGACCAACAGCAAGACCAACAACAGAACCAGGATCAAGAGCAACAACAAGATCAGCAGCAGAATCAGGATCAACAACAGGAGCAAAACCAAGATCAACAAGATTCCTCGGAATCGGAATCCGACTCGCAAGATCAACAGAACGAATCGCAGGATCAACAAGGCGAGCAGGGAGAGGATGAAGAAGAATCTAAGCAGGATGAACAACAAGGTTCCGGCGAGCAGGATGAGCAATCAAACGATGATGCTCAGCCGGAGGACCAACAAGACGAAGCTGACCAGCAGGACTCTGGTGAACAGGACTCCGACCAACAGGATTCAGAGAAGCAAGATGAGCAAAAATCCGACCAGGGAAACCGGTCGGATCAACAAAACCAAGACCAGCAGGATCCGCAACAGCAGGATCAACAGTCCGACGGTCAGCCACAGTCTCCTGAGGAACAGCAAGACAAATCCGAGCAGCAAAACGAGCCGCAACCGGGTGATGAGCAACAGGACGAGCAGCAACAACCGGCTCAGCCGCACGGCGCCGACCCGCAATCCGCTGATGAACAACATGAGAAGCAGCAATCGGGCGGCGCCGTCGGCCAGGCCGGCGACGAAGAAGCACAAGGCGAACCCCAGGCCGCAGCCGCTGCAGCAGCAGAGCACGGTGAAGAAATGGAGCAAGCCATGACCAAGCAGGAAGCACTAAAAATGTTGCAAGCCGTCCGCGATCGCGACTTGATGCGACGGATGCAAAACCTCAAGAAAGTGCAAAGCCGTTACGTTCCCGTTGACAAAGATTGGTAA
- a CDS encoding BatD family protein has product MKSRSSFTISALAIAMLSGAGFAATPASAAQVRASLSTREAYVGSPITLSVEIENADSSVVPQIPQVDGLEIKSMGSPSRSSQTTIINGRRSHRVSETHAWRIVPRRTGTFEIPSFEVNVGGQTVSTRPQRFVVTRSETGDLLFAEIVGHDDKIYVGQPMNLTLKIWVKPYYDRSLDIKLGEGDMWQMISADRSQWGVFSERMQELAENNQRPGGEEVLRADADGNEHSYYQYEIPATIYPKRPGEVDAEDVQIVVDYPTRLGKSRDPFDSFFGGRSSMFGGDMPSMFGPKLVVADARPIVATASVNATLVSDVPTENRPDDYRGTVGQYRIGTQATPTDVQAGDPITLYIGISGDGPMELVQAPSLSVLSSDFRVSDDPLAGIVQDDTKLFTVSIRPRKAGITEIPAIPLTFFDPNREEFVTVKSEPIKINVTPGNNLAASAIVGRQGNGSQPAADPQQPQSFVSYANFTGDNVLTVSRPMGDWPWTIAFVFPPLLFVGTVLYRNREHLGHWMSVLPGSSQRATNAMLDRAKSPGEVIEALRSHLASCLNQPNSTMSPRDMIAELRSRGFSGLDQCEQTIEQCERCSYAASGGVDIAGLIQTAKSCVAGIGSAPNYSNTTMNSRLQGTQI; this is encoded by the coding sequence ATGAAATCAAGATCCTCTTTCACAATTTCGGCACTGGCAATTGCCATGCTGAGCGGCGCCGGTTTCGCCGCAACCCCGGCCTCGGCCGCACAAGTGCGGGCGTCCCTATCGACGCGTGAAGCCTATGTCGGCTCTCCAATTACGTTGTCCGTGGAGATCGAGAATGCGGATTCCTCCGTCGTTCCCCAGATTCCGCAGGTCGATGGATTGGAAATCAAGTCCATGGGATCACCCAGCCGGAGTTCGCAAACAACGATCATCAACGGACGGCGATCGCACCGTGTTTCCGAAACACACGCCTGGCGGATCGTGCCCCGGCGCACGGGAACGTTTGAAATTCCCTCGTTCGAGGTCAATGTCGGCGGCCAAACCGTTTCGACGCGACCACAACGTTTTGTCGTGACCCGCAGCGAAACTGGCGATCTGCTGTTCGCTGAAATCGTGGGGCATGACGACAAAATCTACGTCGGCCAGCCGATGAACTTGACGTTGAAAATCTGGGTCAAGCCGTACTACGACCGTTCCCTGGACATCAAACTGGGGGAAGGGGATATGTGGCAGATGATATCCGCCGACCGCAGCCAATGGGGCGTTTTTAGCGAACGCATGCAGGAGCTGGCTGAAAACAACCAGCGACCCGGTGGCGAAGAAGTACTTCGCGCCGATGCCGATGGAAACGAGCATAGCTACTACCAGTATGAAATCCCCGCCACGATTTACCCCAAACGTCCGGGCGAAGTTGACGCCGAAGATGTACAAATCGTTGTCGACTATCCAACCCGTTTGGGCAAATCGCGCGATCCATTTGATTCGTTTTTCGGCGGACGGAGTAGCATGTTCGGCGGCGATATGCCGAGTATGTTCGGACCGAAGTTGGTCGTCGCCGACGCACGGCCCATCGTGGCCACGGCCAGTGTCAATGCGACGCTCGTCTCGGATGTCCCCACGGAAAACCGTCCTGATGACTATCGTGGAACGGTGGGGCAATATCGAATCGGCACGCAAGCCACACCGACCGACGTGCAGGCCGGGGATCCGATTACACTGTATATCGGCATCAGCGGCGATGGTCCGATGGAATTGGTGCAAGCCCCCTCGCTGAGTGTGTTGTCGTCCGACTTCCGCGTCTCCGACGACCCGCTGGCGGGAATCGTGCAGGATGATACGAAACTGTTTACCGTCAGCATTCGACCTCGCAAGGCGGGGATCACCGAGATTCCAGCGATTCCATTAACCTTTTTTGATCCCAACCGGGAGGAGTTTGTCACGGTCAAAAGCGAGCCGATCAAGATCAACGTGACGCCGGGCAATAACCTGGCCGCCAGCGCCATCGTCGGTCGACAAGGAAACGGTTCGCAGCCGGCCGCTGATCCTCAACAGCCGCAGTCGTTTGTTAGTTACGCAAATTTTACCGGCGACAATGTTCTCACGGTCTCACGACCGATGGGAGATTGGCCCTGGACAATCGCCTTTGTGTTTCCGCCGCTGCTGTTTGTCGGCACGGTGTTGTACCGCAATCGTGAGCACTTGGGCCATTGGATGAGCGTCCTGCCGGGATCAAGCCAGCGGGCGACGAATGCCATGTTGGACCGGGCCAAATCGCCGGGTGAAGTCATCGAAGCTCTGCGGAGTCATTTGGCAAGCTGCCTGAATCAGCCGAACTCGACGATGAGTCCTCGCGATATGATCGCCGAATTACGGTCACGCGGTTTCAGCGGGCTTGATCAATGCGAGCAGACGATCGAACAGTGCGAACGTTGTAGTTACGCCGCTTCGGGCGGAGTCGACATCGCTGGTTTGATTCAGACGGCCAAATCGTGTGTTGCCGGCATTGGCAGTGCCCCCAACTATTCCAACACCACCATGAATTCGAGACTACAAGGAACTCAAATATGA